The Raphanus sativus cultivar WK10039 chromosome 2, ASM80110v3, whole genome shotgun sequence DNA segment ACACATCGAAATCCTTTAGCAtagatgtttactttttattttgaccgcttcaaatttcaaaagaaaataaaaatcagttcTCAAATCCGAATTACAACAAATAAGAAAACCTTATTCATGAGAGAGACTTGAGTTCCTCAGATAGCACAAACTCACACCTAAAAGGGTTTGGGTTGATCCCTCTTAGTACAGGAGTTCCTGGAACACAGGATCTACGCTTTGTCCCCATTCCCCATTGTACATTTCCAAGAGATTCTCCGCCGGCGTAACTCCTGTCGTTAATATTTCACCACCAATGTTAATAGAGAACAAGATGTGGATTTTATACACTGGGGAAACGTTACTTACCTGTTCTGACCACTTCATCCACAGCGTTTAAGAAACCAACTTCCTTGTAGCCCCTACGCTCTAGACCATCCTGAGGtacacaagaaaaagaaaaaagaaacataaagttAGGCACCAGCTTCTTTGAAGCTTTCTAAGAGAGTGCTTATGAACTCCACCTTTGCGAGTTTCAGAACATCTTCAGCTACATGTTTCAACAAACCATCTCTAAATGGTGTCTTTAAACCAGTTACTGGAACCTGTTGCCAAAATGAAGAATCGATTTAAGATaagatgtttaattttttttaaactgtagAAGAGGAGAGTGCAAATGTGGTATTTTACTTTGTTCCTTAGCATATCTCTTTCTGCTGGAGTCCAGTCAGCTGTCAGATCCAAGGCAGCTTGGAGAACGTCCTCATCATATAACAAACCCACCTGAATTTTGCAGAAAAATATCAACAACAACGGCCAAACCAGAGAACTCATGAAGCAAGAGTATGCAAATTACCCAGAAAGCTGGAAGGGCGCACAACCTCCTCCAGGGACCTCCATCAGCGCCTCTCATCTCCATGTATCTCTTCAACCGAACCTATTAGTGATAAAAGGAATGTCGTCAGGCTTAGGGAACTGAAAGTCATTTGGCTAAATTAATGAAGGCAGATGATAAAAACCTCAGGGAATATTGTTGTCAGATGATTTTCCCAATCATTATAATTAGGCAGTTCACCCGGGAGACAAGGAAGCTTTCCAGCTAAAAATTGCTGCAGTATCAATGAATTTGATTAAGCTTATAGTTTACAGTTTTGTTGTTATTGTCAGACAAGACATTAAAGATAGAATTGGACCCGAAATGTCATTCCAGTACAATCCACGTATTTGTTGTTTCGGTAGGCAAAGTACATAGGAACATCCAGTGCGTAGTCAACATACTGCTCAAACCTATACCAGATAAGAACAAAAGACAGTGGGGTGCAACTGGAGATTAGCCACGCTGTTTCATCATAGTATCTTTACACATGCATAAGTAAAACGGTCTAATGCAATGGTTGTTACTGGATACAAAAGTTTCAAACTCACCCAAAAGAGTCATCAAAGACAAACGGTAGCATTCCTGTGCGGTCCTTGTCAGTGTCTGTCCATATATGGCTGTCAAAAAGTTCAAGAGTTATAACATGGATAGGAAACAATTCCTAAAGAATCTATGGATTTGCATCGACAAACCTTCTCATGCTGAGGAACCCGTTTGGCTTTCCTTCGGTGAAAGGGGAATTTGCAAATAGAGCAGTTGCTATCTGTTGAATTTGGATAAAAATTGAGGCAATGGTTAGTCATAATCGTTAATAAGAATTTTTCTGACTATGCCATAAAGAGAGCTTGAGCTTCTCACAGGTTGCAAGGCAAGACCAACACGAAACTTCCTGATCATATCAGCTTCTGAGCTAAAATCCAGATTAACCTGTCAAAAATGCACGTAAGGCAGTCTATATAAATGGAAGTTGAAAAAAATTCTGTAGAGATGGAAGATCAGAATAGTCATCATCTAACCTGAACAGTACACGTTCGAAGCATCATATCAAGTCCAAGTGAACCAACTTTCGGCATGTAGTTTCTCATAATGTCGTATCTCCCCTGCACATAACACATTATAGTTTAACGACATGATCAGACAGTATACAAACAGCGATGAAGTTGTGACAAAACATGGGTCATGTAGAACAAACTTAGAAAAAGCCTGATAATACCTTAGGCATGATGGGAATGTCCTCACGACGCCACTTAGGCTGGAAACCCATTCCTAGGAAACCAATTCCCATTTCCTCAGCGACAGCTTTCACCTGTTAACATCCATAGAGAGAGAGTATGTTGTCTGAAGCTATTTCAGGGTAAGCGTATTGGCAATAATTATTATCATCTCCCAAGTTAACCTGATAAAGGTGTGAGTTGACTTCAGCACAGGTTTGGTGCAAAGTCTCAAGAGGTGCGCCACTAAGCTCAAATTGACCCCCAGGCTCAAGTGAAATGCTTTGTTTCCCCTGTTCAACAAAAAGGATACAAAAGATACAAATAAACCTCTAATATCTATAGTATTAAGCTCACAAGTTCCACATGCTAAACAGCTAAAAAAAGTGAAGCAGGTCAACGGGTGAAAAACACAGGGGGAAGGTTTTTACCTGCTTGAGACCAATGATCTTGTCACCTTCCATGACTTTCTCCCATTCAAATCTTTCAGCGATACTGTTAAGCAGCTCGGCTATCTGATCATACTTCATAGGGCGTAAAGTATTAACCTCAAAACCAAACTTCTCATGTTCTGTACCAATCCTGCAAACTCATTAACCTTCAAGTTAGCAAAAACGAATCCATATGTATGagttcaaaaattaaaaaaaaaaaaaaacaaagtaccTCCACTTGTCCTTAGGTTTGCAACCAGAGGCGAGATAAGCAATGAGATCCTCTCTCGTAAGCGGCTCAGTGGCGACCACAGCTTCCTCTGTTGGAGGACTCGCCGCAACAATCAACTGATGCCCTCTCTTGCTCCTATTATTATTAACCATTGAATTGGTAGACAGAGTCCTAGAGGAGGAGTAGGAGGAGCTGTCTTTCATCCTCAAGTTTCTTACACAACCAGAAACTGCTTTAGTCCTGGTCCTGGAGGAGCTTACGTGTCCAGAAGGGACAGTGTATGCTCCTCCTCCTGCCTGAGACAATAACGCCATGCTTGTTTCCTGCAACAAATCAAAACCATAAATCAATCATCTCCGGtttaaaatcacaaaatcaaAACTCGGATCACCCAAAAACCAAATCTGAAAAGACGAGAATTAACagaacaaatgattaaatccaTGTGGAAGCGAAGATTCAAAACGTAAGACACGAGGAAGAAGAATCACAGACCTGAATCTGGGGGAAGGAAGGGAGAAGGAAGGGGAGAGCTTTTCAGCAAGTTCGCATCGGCGACTCCATTTATAATCCTTATCAGTGGATAGCTGAGCTGTCTGTGCGCAAGAAAGcgataaattaaaacaaataataataataatgattgTAATAAAAAAGATTCTTTCCCATTTTGCCTCTTACTTTTCCTTTTTTCATAAATTTGTCCCGATAGTTATCAAACTACCGTTACTATATGTGAAACATACATAATCCGTCGTATGTGAACAGGAAATGAATTTTTGATTACTTATATATTTTGCAATatttctgtatatttttttgtaaatttattacATTAATCAAATATTAGCAGCTCAATATCAGTATATCATTTCATATACtgatttatctttctttcttttttattgaaCCGTCGGGTTTTCTTTTCTATTCATGTACTGATACATTATGAACTTCGCATCTctttccaaatattttattagaacAAAAAGTAGTGAACATAATATGTGTTACTAACCACATTACAATAAATTACTCCGAGACAAATAACCATTACAAGGTATCATTATCATAGATATGGGTTGGTCACTTGGTTGTGtcaatgcaaaaaaaaaaaaaattgtttcatcgAACAAATATTGGCATCATATGTTAATGTTCCCTACGTCTCAGTAGGTGGAACCAAACCTAACTATATagtctgtttttgttttattaaactATAGGAACAATTACATTATAAGGCACTTTTGCCTTTTTATTATAGTCTGTTatcaaaacaaatgaatgaAAAACATGTGGATGGTAGATGAATCACCCTAACATTCTGTGAAAAAAATTCAGATAGTCCATATTTGAagagtctatatatatatatgtttgacaatatatatatagactttttccttttgcttttagaaaaataaaaaattcaatagtgtttagtttttgtttaacTAAAATAAGATACTATCTAATACAGAATCTTTTGATACtaatatctgaaaaaaaaatacgaTTATGAAATATAAGAAGAAATTTTGGCTTTCaatggagaaaaaaatataactatatcCATTCAAGGTTTTACACAGTgtcaaataaacaaacaaagaagaTGTGAAAAGCTTTGTTCTCGtgaagttaaaaataaaatatatgcgtatgaaatatgaaatatctaTTCAAAAAGTTCtgtaaatgtatttttctaCGCTTTTCGTAAGTCCGCAAAAGATTGTATTTTCTACGCTTTTCGTAATACCACCATGGGATCGTAATTGTTTAACATATCGATATTCTTAAAAATGCGCTGAAAGAACATGCATGTAGCTTTAGatcatctccaacccaactctatttttttttccaaaattgaGTAAAAGTGAGTTTGGCGTAGAAAATGTTCTAACCCCACTCCATTTctcactccataatggagtaatctaatttctttttgttcatcactccattatggagtgagaaatggagtggggttggagcatttttactccataatcacttttactctattttagaggaaaaatggtattttacattggagatgctcttagtaatctattttataaatcaattatGGCTGCCACTGAAAAAGCAATTAGCTGCAGACTGCTTGCGTGTGCATACACGTAAGCAAACAActcttgtaaataaataaacactTCTATGTTATATAGTTAGTTATTATTTAATGTGAGATGTTATTTTATAGAACATGAATGAATATGATATAAGAACTTGTATGTGTATATAAACAAATGCAAAGTTGGTAGGTGGACACGTGATTCAAATATCTGGCGGCCATGACTTCTATATGCTCCACACATCAAGCCATTAACGGAACCCACCTATACAGTTTCCTTGTTGCCATTCCTATCGAAATTCGTCACCATTGTTCACGAAACTTATCTTACACCTTCATAATTTAATAACATCTGATATAAGTCATGtaatctttaaaatataacaaaaggaGCCGttcagaaagaaaaacaaaaacaaaaaggacGTCAGCACGAGGTTAAACTCGAGTTTTCTTACTAACTCTTTGTCTCTTTCAAAgcttaagcaaaaaaaaaactttatctctttctatttatttatctattatattatacatataaccttaaatattttcaatataagcAATGTATCCAGAGGTGATCAACCATCTATTCCATTAATTCTACAGCATGACCAGCTGATATTAGTTATGTCCATTAATTATTTCAACACTACAAATCTAAAGATACTAACTGCTTGACCACTACGTATGTTGTCTATCAATTGGACTCCACCAACCTGTTAACTGCTTCAAtaagttttaattaattaaaaataaaacagtaaTTAAATAAAGATGTGTCGATTTATATGTTTCCTAATAATTTggaacaaaaccaaaaatcttTCTTTTAAATCTAACCACCTTTTAAATTTCCTACTTTCCAAACTTAAGTTATATCGATTTGTGTTTCTAATAAAATGCATCATATCATTTTTTCAGTATATATccaaattgtaaatattttacacaaacaTTAAGTGTATCAACTAACAAACtacatgattataaaatatgatttaacaTGGTTTCAGTGgacttttaatagaaataaattttcatataaactcatttagtttaataagttttaaataggttattgaattaaaaatatttattaaatgtgattttatttaaagttagtgaagacaATAAtaacccatatatatatatatgggttatttttcaaactttttgcAAGATTTTTGGTCGGTTTTCGGTGCGGATTGGTTTAATATTGGCTTTCAGATATAACACTTTAAGAATCGTTCAAGTATATAGGTCATATCTAATAGAGTATTAGACTTTGATTTTCGGATCAATTATGAGTCGTTTTTTTTGATACAAATATCTTTGACTAATTATATTAGATAACTacgaagaaaatataatatattacaaattttaggaataaagtttaaaagtaATTTATGAAATACATATAGCCGTATGGCACaagttatgcaacttgacatatttaaaatagttattaaacattatattaaattaaattaatattaaacacaaatatgattagaaaaatcaaatataaaaataaaatttaaaaaaaaattaaaacaaaagacaTATTAGCTCTTTTAAGGACGGGTTAGAATCTATTGGATTTGTTGCTTTGTATATTTGTATGGGccttacaaaaattaaattggatatgatatttttttgcaaaattgagTTCAATTATAGACTACTAATATGCATTATTATCAAACAATTACTATagtttgttaattatttttaacaattctaggattagttaattttaaaataaaacaccTATTTaagtttagaaataaaatatggaaaattaaaattgttataaCATAGGAAACTACGAAAAACTAAACTATAACATGTtgcaaattttataaataaagattaaaaatagaTTTCCGAAACACATATGATATAAATAGTTATGAAACTTGgtttatttaatatagttacataaaattatctattttattcaattcatatcatacaaaaatatgattatacaaacacacaaacataaaaattatattactttaaaaaaataaaaaccaaaaatatgtCCGTCCTCTTAGGACGGGTCAGTCTCTAGTACGTTAGTTAAAAACGTAGCAGTATAATAAGCTGAAGCTGCCAAATATTTTCTCCCTAGGCACttaaaaaaagaagcaaagttGCGACATCGAATTGATTGCTCAAACAAAAATCATTGTAAATATTGAATATCCAAACACATGAAACACGAGGATAAAGAAGTCAACTATATTACTGAGTGTAGAtttgaaagaataaaatatGGGCCTGTCAAGTGCCATACACACCTTCCTAACTGGAAGGTTAAACTCGAAAATACTCGCATGATACTGGATTTATTTCACCACACACACAGTTCATATTCTCTTTGACTGTTGTGTTAGGCTAGCTAGTTACATGTTTC contains these protein-coding regions:
- the LOC108843122 gene encoding glutamate--cysteine ligase, chloroplastic, whose amino-acid sequence is MALLSQAGGGAYTVPSGHVSSSRTRTKAVSGCVRNLRMKDSSSYSSSRTLSTNSMVNNNRSKRGHQLIVAASPPTEEAVVATEPLTREDLIAYLASGCKPKDKWRIGTEHEKFGFEVNTLRPMKYDQIAELLNSIAERFEWEKVMEGDKIIGLKQGKQSISLEPGGQFELSGAPLETLHQTCAEVNSHLYQVKAVAEEMGIGFLGMGFQPKWRREDIPIMPKGRYDIMRNYMPKVGSLGLDMMLRTCTVQVNLDFSSEADMIRKFRVGLALQPIATALFANSPFTEGKPNGFLSMRSHIWTDTDKDRTGMLPFVFDDSFGFEQYVDYALDVPMYFAYRNNKYVDCTGMTFRQFLAGKLPCLPGELPNYNDWENHLTTIFPEVRLKRYMEMRGADGGPWRRLCALPAFWVGLLYDEDVLQAALDLTADWTPAERDMLRNKVPVTGLKTPFRDGLLKHVAEDVLKLAKDGLERRGYKEVGFLNAVDEVVRTGVTPAENLLEMYNGEWGQSVDPVFQELLY